TTTGGAATTAAAGAACTAATTTCACTTTTCAGACCTATAATTAAAGTAACTGTATCAAAAAAGCGCTGTTTTTACTACAGATATGTTGCCTGGTTTTCatgaaataaattttttatttcatGAAAACCAGGTAACATAAAGGAGATAATCCAGTAAAGTTAAGGAACAGGCTCCTCCTTAAACTTAAACTGCTACCAGTGTCACAATAATCGCAAAAACACATTAATAAAACCAGGCTGCTACACCTTGAAATTTTAGTACAAATGAGCTAACAATCCAATTCTTTCTAACTGCATTTTTGAACAGACTGCAGCTAAACAATCTCTCTCGCTTCGCATTTGATTTCCTCCAGACATGCAGTGGCTGTCTTAGCTTTTCCTCCATGTGCTCAACTATTTCGTTCCAACCAAATAGCATGTATAGCAATTGCATAAGAACACGTTGTGGAAACATGCTATGCACCTTCAGCATCCGAACTACATAAATCACATAAAGGGTTGTGACAGTCGCACCAAATTTACCATTCGATCTTTTGTCGTGAGCCTGTTTTTAGACGCTAACCAAAGCATGGAGAAGATTTTACCGCCATTGGATGCCAGATAGCTTTCAACCAAGGTGGTGCTGCAGCTGATTCACGGATAGCGTTCCAGATGTAACTTTCAAGTTTGGTTGGCCTGACCAAGTGATCTCATCTGCAGATGAGATGGTTACAGTTCGAAGCTGTCTCAGGTCTATGGACCGTCTGCAGATGAGATTGTTATAGTTTGAAGCTGTCTCAGGTCTATGGACCGTACGTGATCGGTATCTGGACCCGAATCTGGACCGATCCGGTTTTTGTGGATCTCTACCCCAGATTCTGGGGTGCTCTACCTGCTACCTTGAATGAGTTACGCTTTGCCATCGAATGAGATTGATAATTTTCAATACTCCCGCACATTAAGATTTATAACACACCAATATATATAGTTGATAATGATCATtgaataatttatattaaaaatcatgAACTTTTAGACATTTTTACTCTTGGTATTCCTGTCTAATTATTTGGAAGCCATTCTATTATGGCCAGATTTGGGAGGCAAATTAAATCCGAGTGACAATGTTTAATAGCAAAAAGATTGCTGCAACTGCAAGTACCTTTTCTCTACTCAATGATTCTCCTTTGCAAAATAAACTAAAATTGCTTCAGAAAAAACAAAAATGAGATTATAAATCCATAACCAAAAAAAAGGCAGTGATGATTCTTACAGAACACATTAAAGTTAAAGCACAAAAATCCAGACTAATAACCATGGCAACTAATCTAAAACTTCAAAGTGCAATCACACGATAGCATTAGCAGCACTTGCAATCCTCGGCCAAAGATCAGCACACTCTTTCCCAATTGGACCCGTAATAGCAGATCCTACAATCATAGAACAAACCCATAAATTTTATCAACAAAAACCAGTATGTTTGGCCAACCTTTTTCATACTAAACTATCCATGTTTTAGAAAGATCAGATGTAAAAAAAAACATGCATGCATACTATGGCATTTTATGATCCTCCAAAATTTACGTAATCTGAACATATATAGAAAAATGAACACCAAACAGCAATGAGTGAACATGCAAATTATTCATACACCAGTGTCTTGGATCAACAATATTTAAAACAAAAACATAATTTAACTGTATTGGATGAAAAATATACAAAGATAAACTCCTTGCACTATGAGAGGATATGCAGctacatataaatataattacacaATAATTTTGGAATTAATTTTGGGATATAATTACGCATTAACTTGACCTCATTACAAAAGACAGTTTGCTCTCAAGATGTTTTCTCATCAAAAGATTTAACAAAATACCCTATAAAAATATAACTACAACCAAATTATGTTCTCCTGACAAAAGGACGCCAAATTATGTTCTGAATACTTAGGAGACCCTTGGTAAAACATTTTCTAACAAACTTCTTCACTTCATAATTATAATAGTTATGtgtgattattttatttcaaatatttaCAACTCTATGGTCCAGCTAATAGTAAGATAATTAAATATTGGTTATAAATACGGTTTAAGATCCTAGACCTAAGGGGTTTGATAAAAATAAAAGCTGCTAATCTTTAATGGAATTCAATACAAAAAACTATGTAAATCCAACATAGAACATATTCTAAAATATTAAAGCTTATGCCTGTGCACCTTTAGATGGACCAAAAATAATGTCTCGTCAAATAGCTTCACTTGTAACACTGCACTTGCAATTTAGTTTAAACTCTAAACTAATAGTCGGAAACAATCTATCTATTACATAGGCTTTTGTCAAGTGGTCTAAAGTTGCATTACAATACTGACATTAGGAATTCAATAAAATTCATTAGCTTTACCCTAGCAGATTCCTTACCTCATGTGAGTCGTAATGCTAAATATTCAAGACACATTAACATTGTAGCCATATATATACTCAACAATACATTAAATTGTTGCATATGCTAGTTTGTTACACCATCTTATTTTAAGAATAATTTACAAGTAAATTAAGGTCTCTATGTGGAGACATCAAAAGAAGTTTACTAGGTCTTACATATTTTATAGTTTATTGGATAACAGGCTAAATAATGTCCTAGATAAATGATTAGTATCTACTTCATAGTTATCACTCTTGAACATCTACATTTGCTTTTTAAAGTGTTTACCTTTAGTCACTTTACAACGGTTCAACCAGTCACATAAAATAATTTACAACTCTTGACCATCTACACCTACTTCTTTAGTTATCATTCAGAAAAATGCATAGAGCATTAAGCATGGAAATAGCTCAACAAATCAAAAACTAAGCATATGAAAGAAGTTTCCATATTAAAATAAGGTGACAAatcatttatcaatttaaaagAGTTTAGAAACGTAAAGCTGACAATTATAAAAAAAACTACAGCATACCTTTCATTTCCCCCTTCGGATTCACAATGACGCCCGCATTATCTGCAAAGACACAGAAAATAATCAACCACCGCCAAATAAGCTAATCGTAAGATCTATAAAAAAGCAACTCCACCAAAGAAATACGGGTCTAAACGTCAATGATGTTGGCACCATAGTTCTTATATATTGGCTTCGTTAATTTATCTTCCTTTGCATGACATGACCAATAACAATGGACTACTGGTTGCAGTTTAAAATTTTTAAAGCACCCCCATATAAAATTGTAAGGTGTTCTTACAAATAAAACAGCGTACATGTACCAGCAGACAGGTAACACAATGACATATAAGAGCATCATGCTGTTATAAACTGGTTTAGCTTAATTTATGCTTCTTGATAAATAAGACCACCAATGGCATAATACATGATGGTCACTTTCGATTTTAAGAAGCAACACAAAAGACCAGCAATATGTTAAAGCTCAAATTCCAAAATAATCGGTTAAgttattttaaattcaaattacAAAAACAAAAAACAGGGTACATGTACCAGCAGACAGGTAACACAATGACATAATAGAAACATCATGCTGTTATAAACTGGTTTAGCTTACTTTATGCTTCCTATCATATAAGACCACCAATAACATGATAGTACACGATGGTCACTTCGAACTTAAAGGAGCAACACAAAAAAATAAGTAGCAAACTGTAGAACCTCGAATTGCAGAAAAGATAAGCATTGCAGTTACATTAATTTAAAAAATGACCCCAATGAAAATCAAACCagataataataattataattaataaaacatgTAGACAAAATTTAAGTACGCATTACAAATTCATCAAAAGAAAGACAAGACCAAATTCACCACAAACAAAGCCATACGCAACATGAACATTTACATTTCCGAGCTAAAAAGCCCTAATTATACAAAACCTCAAACTACACACAGCATTGAATAACAAAAACATATACACACCTAATCAAACAGAAAACAGGTTTAAAACAACAAAATCCACCTCACCGAAAGCGCGTTAAAATGATTACACTTTCAAAGTACATAATTCAATTTACAAAATTCCATACATCCCAAACTACCAAAACAAGCTCAATTTACACAAACAAAACAAAACACCATCAACACGAGAACCCGAAAAAAATTATACCTTCGAAGTACATGAAAACGCCATCCTTTCGACGCCACGGCTTCCGTTGTCTAACAATAACAGCAGGCATGACTTTCTTTCTCAAATCAGGCTTTCCTTTCTTAACAGTAGCCATCACCATATCACCAACACAAGCTGAAGGCAATCGATTAAGCCTTCCTTTAATTCCTTTCACTGAAATGATGTACAGATTCTTCGCTCCGGTATTGTCGGCGCAATTGACGGTGGCGGCGACGGGGAGACCGAGCGACATTCGGAACTTGTTGCCAGCGGAGCCTCCGCGACCTGGAAAATGAGAGAATTAGGTTAGATTGGGGGAGAGGGATGAGAAAGATTGGGTTTTTAGGTGGGGAGATTAGCGTACCTCGCTTCGACATCGCGATTGATCAAATCTCTCTCGATCTCTCCACTCTTTCTCGATCTCTCTGGGATGCGCTGTTGAAGAGGCGAGAGAGATTTATAAATGGAGTGATTGGGGTTGTGGTTTAGGGTTTTGGGGGATGCTTGTAACGACGTCGTTCCCTTCCGTTTTTAATAgtgttttctttttattttttaaaattattattttctttaactaacgaaaaaaaatatttttgttaaaatatttgaataaatataaagtGATTGTCAAAGCGTATCGAGGAAGTCTCTCAAATCTTACCGAGGAAGACTTCtaaagcttatcgaggaagaCCTGTAAAGTTTATCAAGAAAGACTTGTAAAATTTATTGAGGAATTTTTGTAATACTTAATGAAGAAGATTTAAATTACTTAGTAAACTTTGTAAACCAACTATTATAAATAGCTCATTTAACTAATGAAATGAAACACAACTTTATCTCCATCTTCTATTATCATATACTTCCTCTACAttaaacataactaatattttcaATTCAAGGTTtataacacgttatcagcacgagtCTCTGCCAACTAAAGCTTTATTCTCGAAAGAGTTACGACTTATTCTGACCCACGAGTTCCTATCAACTAAAACTATTTCATAAAAGAGGTACGTTTTCTTTTCCTCATTTTATTCTAAATATCATTACATATTTATGTTACTGATTGAAATCTATAAAGATGTCTATGCCGTCAAATAATACTATAAATATGGTTTTGCCGTCAAGTAATACTACTATAAAGACGGCGCTGCCGTCAAGTAATAATCAAAAGTTTATGGTCGGCTATGCCGTCGTAACTTTTGTATAAAGTTATTATTTCAACTTGTCTGTTTAAATATTATGTGACatattatatcttatttaaaatctATTCAGAATGACGAATTTTGCAAAATTAGAGTTTGTTGTCTTGGATGTTTCGAGAATAATTATTTGTCATGGGTGCTTGATGCGGAATTACACCTTAGTGCTAATGGCCTAAAATATACTATTCACGAAAAAAATCTCAATTGTTGAACAAAATGCAAAAGCGATTATCTTTCTTAGGCATCACATCCACGAAGATCTAAAATCTGAATACCTCACTATCAAAAATCCACTCACCATTTGGAATAATCTCAAGGATAGATTTGATCACCAGAAACTTGTTCACTTGCCATCTGCCTGATATGACTGGATTAATTTGAGGTTACAAGATTTCAAATCTGTAGCTGAATATAATTCTGCTATTTTCAAGATAagctcaaaattaattttatgtggTGAAAATATTATTGATGCTGAGATGATTGAAAAAACCCTTTCAACCTTTCACCCCAACACTATGATCTTTGCTCAACAATATAGGGAGCGTAATTTTCAGAAATATGGCGAGCTGATATCTCTCCTTCTTGTGGCTGAAAAGAATAATGAGTTGCTACTGAAAAATCATCAGATACGTCCCACAGGCTCTGCCCAGTTACCTGAAGTACATAACACGTCATTCCTGAAGAATGAACGTGGGAAAGGGCATAGAGGAGGTCACATCCACGAAGATCTAAAATCTGAATACCTCACTATCAAAAATCCACTCACCCTTTGGAATAATCTCAAGGATAGATTTGATCACCAAAAACTTGTTCACTTGCCATCTGCCCGATATGACTGGAATAATTTGAAGTTACAAGATTTCAAATCTGTAGCTGAATATAATTCTGCTATTTTCAAGATAagctcaaaattaattttatgtggTGAAAATATTATTGATGCTGAGATGATTGAAAAGACCCTTTCAACCTTTCACCCCAACACTATGATCCTGGCTCAACAATATAGGGAGCGTAATTTTCAGAAATATGGCGAGCTGGTATCTCTCCTTCTTGTGGTTGAAAAGAAGAATGAGTTGCTACTGAAAAATCATCAGATACGTCCCACAGGCTCTGTCCAGTTACCTGAAGTACATAACACGTCATTCCTGAAGAATGAACGTGGGAAAGGGCATAGAGGAGGTCACATCCACGAAGATCTAAAATCTGAATACCTCACTATCAAAAATCCACTCACCCTTTGGAATAATCTCAAGGATAGATTTGATCACCAGAAACTTGTTCACTTGCCATCTGCCCGATATGACTGGATTAATTTGAGGTTACAAGATTTCAAATCTGTAGCTGAACATAATTATGCTATTTTCAAGATAAgctcataattttttttatgtgGTGAAAATATTATTGATGCTGAGATGATTGAAAAGACCCTTTCAACCTTTCACCCCAACACTATGATCCTGGCTCAACAATATAGGGAGCGTAATTTTCAGAAATATGGCGAGCTGATATCTCTCCTTCTTGTGGATGAAAAGAATAATGAGTTGCTACTGAAAAATCATCAGATACGTCCCACAGGCTCTGCCCAGTTACCTGAAGTACATAACACGTCATTCCTGAAGAATGAACGTGGGAAAGGGCATAGAGGAGGACGGGGTTATGGACGAAACCGTGGACGTGAAAATTTATGTGGTCGGTTTCACAATCAATATCATTCTGGACACCTGAAGTGGCAACGTGATGGTTACAACTCTGACCAGCAAAAATGGCAACGTGAAGTGCCAAATAAAAGAAAGGCACCCCAAGAAGGAGAGAACCGAGGCATCTGTCATAGGTGCAGATCTGAGGGGCACTGGCAACGTACTTGTCGCACACCCAAACATCTTGTTGATCTCTACGAGTTATCCAAAAGAAATAATGGAAAGAGAGTAGAAACCAACTTCGCTAATTATAATCTAGTTAATGAACCAGTCAATAAGGCCTCAAATTAAATAGACACTAGTGCTAATCTTTATTATGGTTTAGACGACTAGACTTCATATGTATTATCTTGCTTTACTTATTTCCTTTGTGTTTTACTTATTTCCATTATGTACTCATTTTATGTACTTGTTTCATGTTGTTATTCTATGTACTCGGTGTGTTTTTAATAAAGATGTTTTTCGTTTATATATGTATAGAGATGGAAGATATATGCATTGTTGACTGCGCAACCACACACACTATTTTACAGAGTCAGAAATACTTCCCACAGTTAACTAAAACCAACTCACATGTTTGGACGGTATCGGGTACATCAAATATAATAGAAGGTTTTGGGAAAATTAGTTTTCTTCTACCAAACAagacacacatacacatacaagAGGCTCTATACTCTAGCAAGTCAACTAGAAACCTACTGAGTTCTAAAGATATCCGTCTTAACGGGTTTCACGTTGAAACTACTAATGAGAATGAAAAAGAATACATTCTCATCACCTCAAACACCGTTGACAATATAATCTTTAGGATTATATGTTACGAGTATACGAGTTCTTGAATCTCATAGTGTCAACATCCCCAAAGTCATAGACCCAAAACTACTTTCTCTTTGACACAAAAGACTCGGTCATCCAGGAGTATCTATGATGCATCGTATCGTTGAAAATTCTGTGGGACATCCTCTTAAAACTCAAAAGATAATATCCCAAGATGAAATTCATTGTTCAGTATGTTCCTTAGGAAAACTGATTGTCCGACCATCCCCAGTTAAGCTTCAAACCGAGTCCCCGAAATTCTTAGAAAGAATTCAAGGTGACATTTATGGTCCTATTCATCCATCTtctggcccatttaggtactttatggttttaattgatgcgtcaactagatggtctcatgtatgtctacttacaacccgaaatacagcctttgccaaattacttgcccaaataattAAACTCCGAGCTCAATTTCCTGACCATCCCGTTAAATCAATCCGACTAGATAATGCTGCTGAATTTACATCTGCAACTTTTAATGATTATTGTATGTCAGTCATGGTTGTAAAAATCGGCGATTTCTCCGATAAATCAGTAATCGGAGAGTCGCCGATCTATTTTCAGGTTATCGCCGGAAAAAATGTATTGCAAGAAATTAGTCAAAATCGGTGAAAATCAGGTCAAATTCGGTAATAAAATTGATATAGATGGCTAAGAGATGGTCCTCCAGAGGAGATGAAGTTGATGTTTAACCATGTAAATCGAAGATATAGTGAAGAAGAAGATATATATACACTTACGTATATACACATACATCAGCAGGAGCATAGAAACAGGAGCATAAAACTGGAAAGGCAGAAGAGGATGACGTGACACGAACCCCAAAGCCCCACAATGACTTTGTACTATGACTTCTAAGTTAGAGTTATAGAAATTTCCGGCGAGAGCTTAAACAATCAATTGGAACTTTGTTTTTTAATTGTATACATCGCATATGAAAGAAGAAGAATGATGGTTAAAGGACGAgggaaaagaagaaaagaaaaaaaatgtagAAAGAGGGTTAACGGAAGAGGGAGAAGGAGAACTCAAAATGAAAAGTAGTAATTAATAGGGATTGATGTAGGTAGGCAAGACTATTTtttcacacacacacatatatatttataatatatatatatatatatgtatataaaataatgatggcctaataaaataaatatcataaaattcaatattaaattaaATCCGATTTATTTCCGATTTATAACTCCGATAAATTCccgatttccgataaatcgcAAATCGGTGTCTCTGCCGATCTATTCCGATTTCTGAAATCTGTCACACTGATGTCAGTAGGAATCTCAGTCGAACACCCGGTGGCTCACATACATACACAAAatggtttagcagaatccttAATTAAAAGACTTCAACTTATTGCCCGTCCCTTACTCCTAAGGGCAAAGTTACCTATATTTGTTTGGGGTCATGCAATACTTCATGCTGCAAATATAATTAGAATAAGGCCTTCTGCTTACCACAAAAAATCCCCTCAAGAATTAGTTCTTGGTCAAGTACCTAATATAtctcatttaaaaatatttggtTGTGTTGTGTATGTTCTTATATCACCACCACAAAGAAATAAAATGGGACCTCAAAGAAGAATTGGTATATATGTTGGTTTTGATTCTCCGTCTATTATAAGGTATCTGGAACCATTAACTGGTGGTATTTTTACTGCTCGCTATGTTGATTGTCATTTTGATGAATCCATGTTCCCTAAATTAGAGGAAGATAATAATTTGCATAAATTAAATTCCGAAATATCATGGAATGCATCATGATTAAATTCTATTGATTCACGTACTAATCAATGTGAACCTGAAGTTCaaagaattattcatatgcaaaatatttCTAATCAAATGTCGGATGCCTTTAGTAACTCTAGACATATTATAAGGTCACATATACCTGCTGTTAATGCTCCAACACGAGTTGAAATCCCTACTAAGAAATCAATTCCTGAAGAATTCATTGGTGATTCAAAGCCACGTCAGAAACGTGGTAGACCTATTGGTGCAAAAGATATTGTACCACGAAAACGGAAATTGATTGTAATTGCCCCAGAAGTggcaaaagtttcagaaaatacCCCAGAAGTGGTATTGCCTCCTAAAGAGGTTCAAGCCCCTGATGTGGCTGTAACAAAACTCTCAGACGTAGGAATGCCTCCAGAAGATAATGTTGCCCCAGAAGTGGCAAATGCTTCCATAGAAACAAAGGTACCTGAAAATTATGAGATCTCAATAAATTATGTCCATAACGCGAAATTACCGGATCATGGGAGTATTGAGGTTGATGATGTATATGCTTTTTTCCGTGGCAtctgatattattatgaaatccgatcctgaaccacaaagtgtggaaGAGTGTCGACACCGAGATGATTGGCCAAAATAGAAAATTGTGATTCAATAAGAATTGCAATTCTTACGCAAGAGAAATGTATTTGGACATGCAGTCCAAACACCAGCTGGTGTAGTCCTTGTCAGGAATAGATGGGTATTTGTACGAAAACGAAATGAGagaaatgaaattatgagatataaGGCCCGGCTAGTAGCCCAGGGATTCTCTCATAGACATGGTTTTGATTACCAGGAAACATACTCTCCTTTGATGGATGGAGTTACTTTTCATTTTCTAATGGGTATCACTTGTATGGAAAAACTGGAAACACGTTTGATGGACGTTGTGACAGCATACCGACATTGATCACTTGATAGTGATATTTATATGAAAATTCCTGAAGGGTTAAATATTGAGGACACTAAGTCTCGACATTTATATTATGTTAAATTACAacgatcattgtatggtttgaaataATTTGGTCGTATATGGTACAACAGGCTTAGTGAATACTTATTGAATGATGGGTATGTTAATAATCAAGTGTGTCCTTGCATTTTTATTAAACGGTCATCAACTggttttgttattattgttgtatatgtggatgatttgaatattatcagtactactgaagatattactaatgctgctaactatttgaaaaatgagtttgaaatgaaagatcttggaatgACAAAATTTTGTTTAGGTATACAGGTGGAGCACTTATCTTCaggaatatttgttcatcaatcaaACTACACCGAAAAGATTCTTGATCGGTTCTACATGGACAAAGCTCATCCACTAACCACACCAATGGTTGTTCGATCACTCGAGGTTGAAAAAGAATCCTTTCCGTCCTAGAAAACAAGATGAAGAGACTTTTGGACCTGAAGTTCCATATCTCAGTGCAATTGGCGCTCTCATGTATCTTGCAAAAAACACACGGCCTGATATTGCATTTGCAATGAACCCGTTGACAAGATTTAGTTCTGACCCTACTAAAAGGCATTTGGATGGAATAAAACATATATTCAGATATCTTCGAGGGACAATCGATCTTGGACTATTCTTCCCAAACAATTCAAGATCGCGGCTAGTTAGATATGCAGATGCTGGATACatgtcagatcctcattttgAGCGATCACAAACAGGTTACCTATTTACATATTGTGATACTGATATCTCTTGAAAGTCTACAAAACAGACTATGGCTGCAACTTCATCAAACCACGCAAAATTACTAGCAATTCATGAAGCAAGCAGAGAATGTATTTGGCTAAGGTCGGTCATTCAACATATTCGAGAATCATGTGGGTTATCAAGTATTTCAGACAATCCTACAGTTCTATTCGAGGATAACTCGGCCTGCATCAAACAACTTAAGGAATGATATATTAAAGGGGACCGAACAAAACACATATTgccaaaattcttctacactcatgaACTTCAAGAACTTTAGTTATTATACACTTTTTAGGGATGAATATCAACACCTTCTCGCGCATAAAATAAATTCTCAAAAAATAACAAAACAATCAGGTTTTTAGATGATTGCCTCACTTCAATCTCATTTAACAAAAAATTAATAACagttttttaaatttaaaataattgttaAGATCATGCAAAATAGACTATGAATACTAAGATACCAATGTTGCACTGTTGAAATTCCCATTAGTACTTTGTATATAATTAAAGTTTTAATTTCAATAACGGCGAAATATAGTCACTTTATGACTAGTATAATCTAGCGGTAAATGTGATACTATTTAAGTGTCATATACTCATATTGCTTCAGATAAAATGTGCGATTATTGTTGTAATGTGATGGTCAACTAAATAAACTATGTTCTAAGAAGCCTGGCTTTTCTCTCAAAACCCTAATAAGAGTCGGCCGTCATTCATAACTATCATCCATCCTTCACCATCCCCCTTCCATCAAATTCACATCCGTCCCATCCATCCTCTCATCCCGTTTCCTCCATTTCTAAATCTTTAATttctattataatatttttcaataaaatcGAGATCTAAATCATTTTGGGTGTAATCTTGTTATCGTACCCATCTTTTTGGGTTGTTGATTGTCCCCAATTTTTGGGTGTATGTCTTGTTGCATTTTTTATTCGTTGTCATGTTGCATTAATAATGATTTCTACGGTGTATTGGGAGATCCGG
This sequence is a window from Apium graveolens cultivar Ventura chromosome 9, ASM990537v1, whole genome shotgun sequence. Protein-coding genes within it:
- the LOC141682515 gene encoding large ribosomal subunit protein uL14, encoding MSKRGRGGSAGNKFRMSLGLPVAATVNCADNTGAKNLYIISVKGIKGRLNRLPSACVGDMVMATVKKGKPDLRKKVMPAVIVRQRKPWRRKDGVFMYFEDNAGVIVNPKGEMKGSAITGPIGKECADLWPRIASAANAIV
- the LOC141686569 gene encoding uncharacterized protein LOC141686569, with amino-acid sequence MILAQQYRERNFQKYGELISLLLVDEKNNELLLKNHQIRPTGSAQLPEVHNTSFLKNERGKGHRGGRGYGRNRGRENLCGRFHNQYHSGHLKWQRDGYNSDQQKWQREVPNKRKAPQEGENRGICHRCRSEGHWQRTCRTPKHLVDLYELSKRNNGKRVETNFANYNLVNEPVNKASN